The Cyanobacteria bacterium QS_8_64_29 genome includes a window with the following:
- a CDS encoding serine hydrolase — MPFFRRDAALVPLGTDIIARARAEFASLTADRLALSWLIADGDPPLRSFSHRGREPIYPASLIKLFYATAIQQWLQQDRLAPSAELERALRDALGPSSNDATSLLVDLLTDTTSGPDLPPEAFEQWQWQRNRINRYFGSFGWPALAGTNLNQKTWSDGPYGRERTFVGRNLENRNRLTTDATARLLYCIASGMAVSPQRAQHLRALLARSLDPSERTQHDGEDQVSGFLGEGLPAGARLYAKGGWTSHVRHDAAYIELPGCPPYVLVAFTEGTDLDRGILPFVSSAVAAAMGELAQR; from the coding sequence ATGCCGTTTTTTCGCCGCGATGCCGCGCTCGTGCCCTTGGGTACCGACATCATTGCTCGCGCGCGGGCCGAGTTCGCTAGCCTCACCGCCGATCGCCTGGCCCTGAGTTGGCTGATTGCGGATGGCGATCCGCCCTTGCGCAGCTTCAGCCACCGCGGGCGCGAGCCCATCTACCCGGCCAGCCTCATCAAGCTGTTCTACGCCACCGCCATCCAGCAGTGGTTGCAGCAGGATCGGCTCGCCCCCTCAGCCGAGCTCGAGCGCGCACTTCGAGATGCTCTGGGGCCTTCCAGCAACGATGCCACCAGCCTGCTGGTGGATCTGCTCACCGATACCACCAGCGGCCCCGACCTGCCGCCCGAGGCCTTCGAGCAGTGGCAGTGGCAGCGCAACCGCATCAACCGCTACTTTGGCTCATTCGGTTGGCCGGCGCTAGCAGGCACCAACCTCAACCAAAAAACCTGGTCCGATGGCCCCTACGGCCGCGAGCGGACCTTTGTGGGTCGCAACCTCGAGAATCGCAACCGGCTTACCACCGATGCCACGGCTCGGTTGCTCTACTGCATTGCCAGCGGGATGGCTGTCTCACCCCAGCGGGCGCAGCACCTGCGCGCGCTGCTGGCCCGCAGCCTCGATCCCAGCGAGCGCACCCAACACGATGGCGAGGACCAAGTTAGCGGTTTTTTGGGTGAGGGACTCCCGGCCGGCGCGCGCTTGTACGCCAAAGGCGGCTGGACTTCGCACGTGCGCCACGATGCGGCCTACATCGAGCTGCCCGGCTGCCCGCCCTACGTGCTGGTCGCTTTCACTGAAGG